The sequence below is a genomic window from Candidatus Methylomirabilota bacterium.
CGGTCGCCGATCGCACCCGGCTGCTCCTCGAGGGCCCGATCGCCCCGACCTTGCTGCGCTTGGCCGCGCCCAACGTCGTCGTGATGGCCGTCCAGGCGGCGGTGAACGCGGGCGAAGCGTACTTCCTCGGCTGGCTGGGCGCCGACGCGCTGGCCGGCGTGTCCCTCGCCTTTCCGCTGATCATGCTGATGCAGACCATGTCGGCGGGCGGGATGGGTGGCGGCGTCAGCGCGGCGGTGGCCCGCGCGCTGGGCGCCGGCCGGCGAAGCGACGCCAGCGCGCTCGTCCTCCACGCGCTGGTGATT
It includes:
- a CDS encoding MATE family efflux transporter — encoded protein: MAIDERLIGGRAVAPAVNASAARPVADRTRLLLEGPIAPTLLRLAAPNVVVMAVQAAVNAGEAYFLGWLGADALAGVSLAFPLIMLMQTMSAGGMGGGVSAAVARALGAGRRSDASALVLHALVI